The window ACGATCGGGTCGTGCGCCTTCCAGGCCTCGACCTCGGCGTCACCGCGGTAGCGGGTCGCGTCGTCGGCGTTCGTGTGGGCTTCCATGCGGTACGTGACGGCCTCGATCAGGGTCGGACCGCCGCCGGCCCGGGCCCGCCGGACCGCCTCGGACAGCACCTCGTGCATCGCGGCGATGTCGTTGCCGTCGACCAGCCGGCCGGGCATCCCGTATCCGACGGCCTTGTGGGCCAGGGTCGGGGCCGCGGTCTGCTTGGCGAGCGGGACGGAGATCGCGAAGCCGTTGTTCTGCACGAGGAAGACCACCGGGGCCTGCCAGACGGCGGCGAAGTTCAGCGCCTCGTGGAAGTCGCCCTCGCTGGTGCCGCCGTCGCCGACCATGGCGAGGGCGACGACGTCGTCGCCGCGAAGCCGGGCCGCGTGCGCCAGGCCCACCGCGTGCGGCAGCTGGGTGGCGAGCGGGGTGCTCAGCGGGGCTATGCGGTGCTCACGCGGGTCGTATCCGGTGTGCCAGTCGCCGCGCAGCAGGGTCAGCGCCTGTACGGGGTCCAGTCCGCGCGCCACGGCCGCCAGGGTGTCGCGGTAGCTCGGGAAGAGCCAGTCCTGGTCCTCCAGGACCATCGCGGCCGCGATCTCGCAGGCCTCCTGGCCGACGGTGGAGGGGTAGACGGCGAGCCTGCCCTGCTTGGTCAGCGCGGTGGCCTGGGCGTTGTAGCGGCGGCCGCGCACCAGCTCGGCGTAGCACCGGCGCATCAACGCGGGGTCCAGCCGGTCGGCCGCCTCGGTTCCGAGGACCCGGTAGGGCTCGGCGTCCGGGAGCAGCGGGGCGGCGTCCGTACGGGGCCTCCAGGCGGGCGGCGGGGTGGGACGGTGGGACGCACCGGCACCGGGCAGCTCTTGGACCGTCATGGCGGCGTACACCTCCTCGTGGGAAGCGGGCAGGGGGTGCCCCGGATGTGAGGCCCCTCACCTACCGATTGTTCGGTTGTCTGCGCATTTTGGCTACAGGCGGCTCCAGGCTGTGGACAAACTGGCGCCTGGGCCCTGGGATGGATGCAGGACGTCCAGGAGAGGGAGGC of the Streptomyces sp. NBC_01294 genome contains:
- the pdhA gene encoding pyruvate dehydrogenase (acetyl-transferring) E1 component subunit alpha, producing the protein MTVQELPGAGASHRPTPPPAWRPRTDAAPLLPDAEPYRVLGTEAADRLDPALMRRCYAELVRGRRYNAQATALTKQGRLAVYPSTVGQEACEIAAAMVLEDQDWLFPSYRDTLAAVARGLDPVQALTLLRGDWHTGYDPREHRIAPLSTPLATQLPHAVGLAHAARLRGDDVVALAMVGDGGTSEGDFHEALNFAAVWQAPVVFLVQNNGFAISVPLAKQTAAPTLAHKAVGYGMPGRLVDGNDIAAMHEVLSEAVRRARAGGGPTLIEAVTYRMEAHTNADDATRYRGDAEVEAWKAHDPIVLLERELTARGIIDEAAVQAARDEAEVMAAALREGMNADPVVDPMDLFAHVYAEQTDRLREQAAMLRAELEAEDQA